From a single Nostoc edaphicum CCNP1411 genomic region:
- a CDS encoding ArsI/CadI family heavy metal resistance metalloenzyme, with amino-acid sequence MAVLKTHVALNVTDVEKSVAFYRAMFGVEPVKYKDDYAKFDLSSPALNLTLNLAPSIQAGGALSHLGVQVESTEEVREAIRRFTESGLALFTEDNTDCCYALQDKVWVTDPDGNRWEIFVVKVGDTAPEKNLVTTVNSTEVVKAVNKPCCG; translated from the coding sequence ATGGCAGTTCTGAAAACTCATGTGGCTTTGAATGTTACTGACGTTGAAAAGTCTGTAGCATTTTATCGGGCAATGTTTGGTGTGGAACCTGTGAAGTATAAGGATGACTATGCCAAATTTGATCTTTCTAGCCCAGCGCTAAATCTCACACTGAATTTAGCTCCTAGCATCCAGGCTGGTGGTGCATTGTCTCATTTGGGTGTACAAGTTGAAAGTACAGAAGAAGTACGAGAGGCTATACGAAGGTTTACGGAGTCAGGATTAGCATTATTTACCGAGGATAATACTGATTGTTGCTACGCTTTGCAAGACAAGGTTTGGGTAACAGATCCAGATGGGAACCGCTGGGAAATTTTTGTGGTGAAGGTGGGAGATACCGCGCCAGAAAAAAATTTGGTGACTACAGTTAATTCGACAGAGGTAGTCAAGGCTGTTAATAAGCCATGTTGTGGTTAG
- a CDS encoding PAS domain S-box protein yields MMVKVPEKILMMRSRFIACGVMIVAVIAALLLTKLLLPVFDPSVFTLFYAAVAVSAWYGGMRLGVLAIALSVTTALYFLIEPVYSFDFFSQNVLVRLTTFSLVSFLITALSSELRTARRKAETSLKLLQNSEMRFSRLAESNIIGVIVTDMKNGSIMAANDAFLKMLGYRREDLSANRMNWRDITPPEYLLLSERSVEELKTTGVCKPFEKEYICKDGTRVPVLLGSVLVGDAKETVIGFVVDLSEQQAALRERKQVEQTLREKEERLRLANERFELAASAVNCLIYDWNIEEDTVERTEGLTRILGYSLAEAEANGNWWRELVHPEDLQRVEDEAGVALANSDRYTAEYRIRNKNNQYIYVLDQGIIVQRDADGNPLRLVGSTTDISERKQAEKAVQESEERLRSFVKANVVGILFGDVNGSITEANDEFLRIVGYTQEDIQAGRLRWTDIMPSEYQYLDELAITEATAKGTCTPYEKEFIRKDGSIVPVVVGYSLLGESRQKSVAFILDISDLKQAKKALSQSQEQFQAFMDNIPAAAWITNVDGRVVYLSPTYLSTFDLAVNKAIHKNIFELYPAQIAQPLLDNIRMVAETNQVVQTIESAPRTDGTLGEFLVYKFPIANASGQRLVGGVAIDITERERALRERQLAEQALQERSERLKLLSETTSDLLSNERPLDLMNSLFSKLSAQMDLHFYFHYLIDTHENKQKLRLVAWNGITDEVFQTIEYLEFNQGMCGVVAQERHPIVINDVLHSTVPNAHILRALEITAYAGQPLIAQGKLLGVLSFASRTRTHFTSGEITLLQATSDQVAVALERAQLMASLQRRKEELIQANRIKDEFLAVLSHELRTPLNPILGWSKLLQTKKYDEATTTRALETIERNAKLQTQLIEDLLDVSRILQGKLSLNIAPVNLATAIASAIETVRLAAEAKSINLQFTILDFGYAQSNDFELENSHRNLESIDFIKQPDNLKSQIQVALEAHQSGDSKFLVTGDSSRLQQVIWNLLSNAIKFTPQGGEVEISLESVGSQVQLRVSDTGKGISPDFLPYVFDYFRQADGATTRKFGGLGLGLAIVRHIVELHGGTVKAESLGEEQGATFTVMLPLLKIHLNSHQIVSQLDDSPDLNGLKVLLVDDERDTRELITFILEQSGAVVIQTASAMEALRIMPQFQPNLLLSDIGMPEVDGYMLMRQIRAMSPELGGKIPAIAITAYAGEVDYQQAIAAGFGQHITKPVEPAKLLRAIANLSRSAQLKLTG; encoded by the coding sequence ATGATGGTGAAAGTACCCGAAAAAATTTTGATGATGCGTTCTCGGTTCATAGCTTGTGGTGTGATGATTGTGGCAGTCATAGCGGCGTTGCTGTTGACAAAACTGCTGTTGCCAGTTTTTGATCCGAGCGTATTTACATTATTTTATGCTGCGGTGGCAGTCAGTGCTTGGTATGGCGGCATGAGACTTGGAGTGTTAGCGATCGCTCTTTCGGTGACAACTGCGCTATATTTTTTGATTGAGCCAGTCTACTCCTTCGATTTCTTCAGCCAAAACGTTTTGGTAAGATTAACAACGTTTTCACTAGTATCCTTCTTAATTACCGCTCTTTCTTCAGAGTTGCGAACTGCTAGACGCAAGGCAGAGACAAGCCTAAAGTTGTTGCAAAATAGCGAGATGCGGTTTAGCCGACTGGCAGAATCCAACATCATTGGAGTAATTGTCACTGATATGAAGAACGGCTCCATCATGGCAGCCAATGATGCTTTTCTGAAAATGCTCGGCTATAGGCGAGAAGATTTATCCGCTAACCGAATGAACTGGCGCGATATTACCCCACCAGAGTATCTTCTTTTAAGTGAGCGTTCAGTGGAAGAACTGAAAACCACCGGAGTATGTAAACCCTTTGAGAAGGAGTATATCTGCAAAGATGGGACAAGAGTTCCCGTTTTGCTCGGTTCTGTCCTCGTGGGAGATGCTAAAGAAACGGTTATTGGCTTCGTTGTTGATTTGAGCGAACAGCAAGCTGCACTACGTGAACGCAAACAAGTAGAACAAACTTTGCGGGAGAAGGAGGAGCGACTGAGGTTAGCTAACGAGCGGTTTGAGTTAGCAGCATCTGCGGTAAACTGTCTCATTTATGACTGGAATATAGAAGAGGATACCGTTGAAAGAACTGAGGGATTAACTCGAATTTTGGGCTATTCTCTCGCTGAAGCTGAAGCAAATGGTAATTGGTGGCGCGAGCTTGTGCATCCAGAGGATTTGCAACGTGTAGAAGATGAGGCGGGAGTTGCTTTGGCAAATAGCGATCGCTATACTGCCGAGTATCGAATTCGCAATAAAAACAATCAATACATCTATGTGTTAGATCAAGGGATAATAGTGCAGCGAGATGCTGACGGCAACCCACTACGCTTAGTTGGCAGCACTACAGATATTAGCGAACGCAAGCAGGCAGAGAAGGCAGTCCAAGAAAGTGAGGAGCGGCTTCGGAGTTTTGTGAAAGCAAATGTAGTTGGTATTCTTTTTGGTGATGTGAATGGTAGTATCACCGAAGCCAATGATGAGTTTTTGCGAATTGTCGGCTATACCCAGGAGGATATCCAAGCAGGTAGATTACGGTGGACTGATATCATGCCATCTGAGTACCAATATTTAGATGAACTGGCTATTACCGAGGCAACAGCAAAGGGAACCTGTACTCCTTATGAGAAGGAATTTATTCGCAAGGATGGTTCTATTGTCCCAGTTGTAGTTGGTTACTCTCTTTTAGGAGAATCTCGACAAAAATCAGTCGCATTTATTCTGGATATTAGTGATCTTAAACAAGCTAAAAAAGCACTGAGTCAGAGTCAAGAGCAATTCCAAGCTTTTATGGACAATATTCCAGCCGCAGCATGGATTACGAATGTAGACGGGCGTGTAGTTTACCTCAGTCCAACTTATTTGAGCACATTTGACTTAGCAGTAAATAAGGCGATTCATAAAAATATTTTTGAGCTATACCCAGCCCAAATCGCTCAACCTCTCCTCGATAACATTAGAATGGTTGCCGAGACGAATCAGGTTGTTCAAACGATTGAGTCTGCCCCACGCACAGATGGCACTCTCGGTGAATTTTTAGTCTATAAGTTTCCCATTGCCAATGCATCTGGGCAACGCCTAGTAGGAGGGGTTGCAATTGACATCACCGAACGCGAACGCGCCCTTCGGGAACGTCAACTTGCAGAACAAGCTTTACAAGAGCGCAGTGAAAGACTCAAACTGCTCTCGGAAACAACTAGCGATTTGCTTTCAAATGAGCGCCCCTTGGATTTAATGAACAGCTTGTTTAGCAAACTCTCGGCGCAGATGGATTTGCACTTTTACTTCCACTATCTAATCGATACACACGAAAATAAGCAAAAACTTCGGTTAGTAGCTTGGAATGGCATCACTGATGAAGTATTTCAAACAATTGAATATCTGGAATTTAATCAAGGCATGTGCGGAGTGGTGGCACAAGAACGCCATCCAATTGTTATTAACGATGTGTTACACTCTACCGTTCCAAATGCCCACATTCTCCGTGCTTTAGAAATCACAGCCTACGCAGGGCAACCATTAATTGCTCAAGGAAAGCTGCTCGGTGTTCTCTCTTTTGCCAGTCGCACCCGTACTCACTTTACTTCTGGAGAAATTACTCTATTACAAGCAACCTCCGATCAGGTAGCGGTTGCTCTGGAACGCGCTCAGTTAATGGCTTCGTTACAGCGAAGGAAAGAAGAATTGATCCAAGCTAATCGGATCAAAGATGAATTTTTGGCGGTTCTTTCTCACGAACTTCGCACGCCGCTAAACCCGATCTTAGGATGGTCGAAGTTACTGCAAACCAAAAAGTATGATGAAGCAACAACTACTCGCGCTCTCGAAACCATTGAGCGCAATGCCAAGTTGCAAACCCAATTAATTGAAGATTTGCTGGATGTCTCTCGCATTCTGCAAGGTAAACTTAGTCTGAATATTGCTCCTGTAAATCTGGCAACTGCGATCGCTTCAGCCATAGAAACCGTGCGTCTAGCCGCTGAAGCCAAATCGATCAATTTGCAATTTACAATTTTAGACTTCGGCTACGCTCAGTCGAACGATTTTGAATTAGAAAATTCTCACAGAAATTTAGAATCTATCGATTTTATCAAGCAACCTGACAATCTCAAATCTCAAATTCAAGTTGCGCTGGAAGCGCACCAAAGTGGCGACTCAAAATTCTTAGTAACAGGTGATTCCAGTCGTTTGCAGCAAGTTATCTGGAATTTACTTTCCAATGCTATTAAATTTACACCCCAAGGTGGAGAGGTAGAAATCAGTTTAGAGTCTGTTGGTTCTCAGGTTCAGCTGCGAGTCAGTGATACAGGTAAAGGAATTAGCCCTGACTTTTTACCTTATGTCTTTGACTACTTCCGACAAGCTGATGGCGCAACTACCAGAAAATTTGGCGGACTGGGATTAGGATTAGCTATTGTTCGTCACATTGTCGAGCTACATGGTGGCACAGTTAAGGCAGAAAGTTTGGGTGAAGAACAGGGAGCAACCTTTACAGTCATGCTACCGTTGCTCAAAATTCATCTAAATAGCCATCAGATTGTTTCTCAACTTGATGATTCACCCGATCTAAATGGGTTGAAAGTTCTGCTGGTGGATGATGAGCGTGATACACGAGAGTTAATTACTTTCATTCTGGAGCAGTCTGGCGCAGTAGTAATCCAGACCGCATCTGCGATGGAAGCATTACGAATTATGCCTCAGTTCCAGCCAAATCTGCTGTTAAGCGACATTGGAATGCCGGAAGTAGACGGCTATATGCTGATGCGTCAAATTAGAGCTATGTCACCAGAACTTGGCGGGAAAATTCCTGCGATCGCCATAACCGCTTATGCTGGTGAGGTTGATTATCAACAAGCAATTGCCGCCGGATTTGGACAGCATATCACCAAGCCTGTGGAGCCAGCTAAGTTACTTCGAGCGATCGCTAACTTAAGTAGGTCGGCGCAATTAAAGCTAACTGGCTAA
- a CDS encoding helix-turn-helix domain-containing protein yields MELGKPLKISDIIRELRQQLDLSQEKFAAKLGVSLRTINRWENGSTVPSQMALKLIEEMLQKMGKPGKTLVKEYLSKAEQREDS; encoded by the coding sequence ATGGAACTAGGAAAGCCACTAAAAATTTCAGATATAATCCGTGAACTTCGGCAGCAACTCGATCTCTCTCAGGAAAAGTTTGCAGCCAAGTTAGGAGTTTCTCTGCGAACAATCAATCGCTGGGAGAACGGATCTACAGTGCCTTCACAGATGGCACTAAAGCTGATTGAAGAAATGTTACAGAAAATGGGCAAACCAGGTAAAACACTAGTGAAAGAGTATCTCTCAAAAGCGGAGCAACGGGAGGACTCTTAA
- a CDS encoding 1-acyl-sn-glycerol-3-phosphate acyltransferase — translation MINQHPETLLNTQLENLPGEGYVFNWFDWFCLWYPPGWLILFNRHWQHYHTDPDGWNWLEYGLFLIPGGFYLALLSRWLRLGFRSPRKEVGEFDPKYQQAFRQEVLGPIVKSYFRGELQQVENLPSTGPLIVAMNHAGMCFPWDFLTLGYLLSETRGWVVQPVASPALFEHPWVIWWLPPKWSQVLGGVRAELDNFEAAIAQGKILLYAPEGIRGPLKGWRRRYQLEKFDVSFIQLSDRYHIPILPVVCIGSESLHLWAVNFTKLQRLVKLPFLPFSPLMLVLLLFPSMGIWAMRTRLRYFIQSLEPARLDNNSNKGRAVAYQQAQQLREKLQLQIHQFLGKS, via the coding sequence TTGATTAATCAACATCCCGAAACACTCCTAAACACTCAACTGGAAAATTTACCAGGTGAAGGTTATGTATTTAACTGGTTTGACTGGTTTTGTCTTTGGTATCCTCCAGGTTGGCTAATTTTATTCAACCGCCATTGGCAGCACTATCACACCGACCCAGATGGTTGGAATTGGCTAGAATATGGATTATTTTTAATTCCTGGCGGATTTTATCTAGCGTTGCTGAGTCGCTGGTTGCGTCTGGGTTTTCGTTCACCCCGAAAAGAAGTTGGTGAATTTGATCCCAAATATCAACAAGCTTTTCGCCAGGAAGTTCTTGGCCCCATCGTTAAATCATATTTTCGGGGAGAATTGCAACAAGTTGAAAACTTGCCGTCAACAGGGCCATTGATTGTGGCAATGAATCACGCGGGGATGTGTTTTCCTTGGGACTTTTTGACCTTGGGTTATTTATTAAGTGAAACCAGAGGATGGGTGGTACAACCTGTAGCAAGTCCAGCATTATTTGAGCATCCTTGGGTGATTTGGTGGCTACCACCTAAATGGTCGCAGGTTTTAGGTGGTGTGCGAGCCGAATTAGATAATTTTGAGGCAGCAATCGCTCAAGGTAAAATTCTCTTATATGCACCCGAAGGTATCCGCGGCCCTCTGAAAGGTTGGAGAAGACGCTATCAACTAGAAAAATTTGATGTGAGTTTTATTCAGTTGAGCGATCGCTATCATATTCCCATTCTCCCAGTAGTTTGCATCGGTAGTGAATCTCTACATCTTTGGGCTGTTAATTTCACCAAATTGCAACGACTAGTCAAATTACCATTCTTGCCTTTTTCACCTTTGATGCTAGTCTTACTCCTATTTCCCTCAATGGGAATTTGGGCAATGAGAACTCGTCTGCGTTACTTTATTCAGTCTTTAGAACCAGCAAGATTGGATAACAACTCAAACAAAGGGCGTGCAGTAGCCTATCAACAGGCGCAACAATTACGAGAAAAACTGCAACTTCAAATTCATCAGTTTTTGGGTAAATCTTAA
- a CDS encoding FAD-dependent oxidoreductase, which translates to MEIKQICVIGAGISGLVTAKTFIEEGYDVTVFEKQKGLGVFGKSLELTQD; encoded by the coding sequence ATGGAAATCAAACAGATTTGCGTTATCGGGGCTGGAATCAGCGGACTGGTGACAGCTAAAACTTTTATCGAAGAAGGCTATGACGTTACTGTATTCGAGAAACAAAAAGGACTTGGTGTGTTTGGGAAAAGTCTCGAACTTACCCAGGATTAA
- the rppA gene encoding two-component system response regulator RppA, giving the protein MRILLVDDEIELTEPLSRLLTREGYAVDAAYDGTSGSEHAQAGNYDLLILDWMLPGKTGLEICQELRRQGKTTPVLFLTAKDTLDDRVEGLDAGADDYLVKPFELRELLARVRALLRRSGSQTYETTTGRLTVADLELDCENQVAYRQGRIIELSQKESQLLQYFMEHTGQLLTHAQIMQNLWQEEEQPSSNVIAALIRLLRRKIEVGRETTLIHTVYGKGYRFGASSVESV; this is encoded by the coding sequence ATGAGAATTTTATTAGTTGATGATGAAATTGAACTAACTGAACCCTTGAGTCGCTTATTAACTCGTGAGGGTTACGCTGTTGATGCCGCTTACGATGGCACAAGTGGCAGTGAACACGCACAAGCAGGTAATTATGACCTACTGATTTTAGATTGGATGCTGCCAGGAAAAACGGGGTTAGAGATTTGTCAGGAATTGCGACGCCAAGGCAAAACTACTCCCGTGCTGTTTCTCACAGCCAAGGATACTTTGGATGACCGAGTAGAAGGTTTAGATGCTGGTGCTGACGACTATTTAGTTAAACCTTTTGAACTGCGGGAGTTACTAGCGAGAGTTCGTGCTTTATTGCGTCGTTCCGGTTCTCAAACCTATGAAACCACCACTGGACGTTTAACTGTCGCTGATTTAGAACTTGATTGTGAAAATCAAGTAGCCTATCGTCAGGGACGGATAATTGAGCTATCGCAAAAAGAAAGCCAGTTGTTGCAATACTTTATGGAACACACGGGACAGCTACTAACTCATGCCCAGATTATGCAAAATTTGTGGCAAGAGGAAGAACAACCTAGTAGTAATGTGATAGCGGCATTAATTCGCCTGTTGCGCCGCAAGATTGAGGTAGGTAGAGAAACTACGCTGATTCACACAGTCTATGGCAAAGGCTATCGTTTCGGTGCTTCCTCAGTGGAGTCAGTTTAA
- the hisG gene encoding ATP phosphoribosyltransferase: MLTVALPKGELLKNSIRLLQAVGLDFSAFLDSGTRQLQIPDTKGVAKALLVRAQDVPVYVEYGQAQLGIVGYDVLREKQPQVAHLVDLQFGHCRMSVAVKASSSYRSPLDLPPHGRVASKYVNCAREYFHSLDLPVEIVPLYGSVELGPITGMSEAIVDLVSTGRTLRENGLIEVATLYESTARLIAHPLSYRLNTGNLSDVIAKLREAVLVSV, translated from the coding sequence ATGCTGACTGTTGCATTGCCAAAAGGGGAACTACTTAAAAATAGCATCCGCCTGCTACAAGCTGTGGGATTAGATTTTAGTGCTTTTTTAGATTCAGGAACTCGCCAACTTCAAATTCCTGACACTAAGGGAGTTGCAAAAGCTTTGTTGGTGCGGGCGCAGGATGTGCCGGTTTATGTAGAATATGGTCAAGCACAACTGGGTATTGTCGGTTACGATGTATTGCGGGAAAAGCAGCCGCAAGTTGCCCACTTGGTAGATTTACAGTTTGGGCATTGTCGGATGTCGGTGGCGGTAAAAGCATCAAGTTCTTACCGATCGCCTTTAGATTTACCACCGCATGGTAGAGTTGCTTCCAAGTATGTAAATTGCGCTCGTGAATATTTCCACAGTCTGGATTTACCTGTGGAAATAGTGCCGTTGTATGGTTCAGTGGAATTAGGCCCAATTACTGGAATGTCAGAAGCGATCGTGGATTTAGTTTCCACAGGTCGAACTTTGCGCGAAAATGGACTAATTGAAGTTGCTACTCTCTATGAAAGCACGGCCCGGTTAATTGCTCATCCTTTGAGTTACCGCCTGAACACGGGTAATCTGAGTGATGTGATTGCCAAGCTGCGAGAAGCCGTTTTGGTAAGTGTTTAA
- a CDS encoding sensor histidine kinase, whose amino-acid sequence MFQATRRRLAIWYTAVTAVLLLLFASGVYLYVRSTLIERIDDTLNHVVEIVERCITTSRCASTLIFEPINTDAEKVRINVEASFRDNTDAVEDDHIDLEWFSPNGKLVWSTLSEPLNIPIHANRTGETVRVVKGEKEKSEVNKLPTLNSLLSTPNSPLLLRQITQRVEVGRQVLGYLRVSHPWFEVTKPSRQLIFDLALGIGLMVVSVGASGWFLSGKAMEPVGESYQRLKQFTADASHELRSPITLIQTNVQVALADLDLAEIEETTSLQYRQQLKVVERLTKRLGKLVNDLLFLARQDSGISKDTFSPCPLDALLMEVVEEQQLLVPEKEIALSLNLIDPPASEISPELLENWFTLVGNWDQLVRLFTNLIANALHYTPAGGQVKVELARMEGINRVSGLRYTNAQLQVKVKDTGVGIPAEALPRLFDRFYRVDPARTHRTGNTATASATGSGLGLAIAQAIVEHHQGHIQVESTQGIGTTFTITLPITLES is encoded by the coding sequence ATGTTTCAGGCTACTCGCCGCCGCCTTGCAATTTGGTACACTGCTGTCACTGCTGTATTACTACTACTGTTTGCCAGTGGCGTTTATTTATACGTCCGCAGTACACTGATTGAGCGAATTGATGACACTCTTAACCATGTAGTGGAAATAGTGGAGCGTTGTATCACAACCAGTCGTTGTGCGTCTACGCTCATATTTGAGCCAATTAATACTGATGCAGAGAAAGTTCGCATTAATGTAGAAGCTAGTTTTCGTGACAATACCGATGCTGTAGAAGATGACCACATCGACCTAGAATGGTTTAGTCCGAATGGTAAATTAGTTTGGTCAACGCTATCCGAACCCCTAAATATTCCTATTCATGCCAACCGGACTGGTGAAACTGTGCGCGTAGTCAAGGGAGAGAAAGAAAAAAGTGAAGTTAATAAACTTCCCACTCTTAACTCCCTACTCTCCACTCCTAACTCCCCACTCTTATTGCGGCAAATCACCCAACGGGTAGAAGTGGGACGGCAAGTATTAGGATATCTGCGTGTTAGTCATCCCTGGTTTGAAGTTACTAAACCTAGTCGCCAGTTAATTTTTGATTTGGCGTTAGGTATTGGGTTAATGGTGGTTTCTGTAGGTGCAAGTGGCTGGTTTCTTTCGGGGAAAGCGATGGAACCTGTAGGTGAATCTTACCAACGCCTCAAACAATTTACTGCTGATGCTTCACATGAACTTAGAAGTCCCATTACTTTGATTCAAACTAATGTGCAAGTTGCCCTTGCTGACTTAGATTTAGCAGAGATAGAAGAGACTACTTCTTTGCAGTATCGGCAACAGTTAAAGGTGGTGGAACGCTTAACGAAGCGTTTGGGTAAGTTAGTCAATGACTTACTCTTCCTAGCACGGCAAGATAGTGGTATTAGCAAAGATACTTTTTCACCTTGTCCGCTGGACGCTTTGCTGATGGAGGTGGTTGAAGAACAACAATTGTTAGTCCCGGAAAAAGAAATCGCCCTTTCTCTAAACTTAATTGACCCTCCCGCCTCCGAAATTAGCCCGGAATTACTGGAAAATTGGTTTACCCTTGTGGGTAATTGGGATCAACTGGTGCGGCTGTTCACAAATTTAATTGCTAACGCCTTGCATTACACTCCAGCAGGTGGACAGGTGAAAGTGGAATTGGCGCGGATGGAGGGAATAAATCGCGTTTCTGGACTACGTTATACTAATGCTCAGTTGCAAGTTAAAGTCAAGGATACCGGAGTTGGAATTCCAGCGGAAGCACTACCACGCTTGTTTGACCGCTTTTATCGGGTAGATCCGGCACGGACTCATAGGACTGGGAATACAGCTACAGCCAGCGCTACTGGTTCAGGATTGGGATTAGCGATCGCTCAAGCTATTGTCGAACATCATCAGGGTCATATTCAAGTTGAAAGTACCCAAGGCATTGGCACTACGTTTACTATCACTTTACCAATAACTCTTGAGTCTTAA
- a CDS encoding DUF2267 domain-containing protein — protein sequence MATSSSDIKEKDIPFLEKVKAQSGLPDIYDARDITEVVFRVMRDLMTTEAADRVEGELQKPAEITDDKSLQMDIADLWHDTNPIVGFLSRVRPPWQGPGIFKINSDRFLFRVANEGGMPPNVEREQVVKAVFSATKDELSPERIQEIASWLPDKVRQLWEEA from the coding sequence ATGGCAACTTCTTCCAGCGATATAAAAGAAAAAGATATACCATTTTTGGAAAAAGTCAAGGCTCAAAGTGGTTTGCCAGACATTTACGATGCTAGGGACATCACCGAAGTAGTATTTCGGGTGATGCGCGACCTGATGACTACAGAAGCAGCGGATCGAGTTGAAGGTGAACTGCAAAAACCGGCCGAAATAACCGATGATAAATCTCTGCAAATGGATATTGCAGACCTATGGCACGATACAAATCCAATTGTCGGATTTTTAAGTCGGGTGCGTCCACCTTGGCAAGGCCCCGGCATCTTTAAAATTAATAGCGATCGCTTCTTATTTCGGGTAGCAAATGAAGGTGGAATGCCACCAAATGTAGAACGCGAACAGGTAGTTAAAGCTGTGTTTTCTGCTACTAAAGACGAATTATCGCCAGAACGAATTCAGGAAATCGCTAGCTGGCTACCTGATAAAGTTCGTCAGCTCTGGGAAGAAGCTTAA
- a CDS encoding tetratricopeptide repeat protein, whose protein sequence is MKQRLVFPRQKVVLICVGAISRPQVLLHSFLLFTFLLSPIAAGAVDITQQLHRPLNSSVGRQSRNEADGLLRIGEQQYASGYADKTIASSLRALELYHSIGDLKAQGLTYNLLAKAYVQLGSLKEAEDALRRGLAIARDTKDFQSQIFVLNNISTFLLQQGEFAAAGKTVEDALAIAHNVKNIEGEGLSLSNLGLVTARLGDYNKAIKLYENALIFRRQTGDAVGEANTLNNLGDAYLASGNYQDTIATYGAAMRIAKTNRDRTNELRAIDGLVKSHTAVGRYERAFDLLEQRLALAKELRNLREELKSFESYAQLYKQQGNFVTARNFYERAIILARTLEDSKQEVQLLDQLTKMLQRK, encoded by the coding sequence ATGAAACAACGGCTTGTATTTCCCAGACAAAAGGTAGTCTTAATTTGTGTAGGTGCGATTTCTCGTCCCCAGGTACTTTTACACAGCTTTTTACTGTTTACTTTTTTATTGAGTCCGATCGCGGCGGGTGCGGTTGATATTACGCAACAACTCCACCGCCCTTTAAATAGTTCCGTTGGACGACAATCACGAAATGAAGCAGACGGTTTGCTGCGTATCGGTGAACAACAATATGCTTCAGGATATGCGGATAAAACAATTGCGTCTTCCTTGCGGGCACTAGAACTATATCATTCAATTGGCGACCTGAAAGCACAAGGTCTGACTTACAATTTGCTTGCTAAGGCTTATGTCCAGCTAGGTAGTTTAAAAGAAGCAGAAGATGCTTTAAGACGAGGATTAGCGATCGCTCGTGATACTAAAGATTTTCAAAGTCAAATTTTTGTGCTAAATAATATCAGTACATTTCTGCTGCAACAAGGAGAATTTGCTGCTGCTGGTAAAACTGTGGAAGACGCACTCGCAATTGCTCACAATGTCAAAAATATTGAAGGTGAAGGACTGTCTTTGAGTAATTTGGGTTTGGTAACTGCTAGGTTGGGAGATTACAACAAAGCGATTAAACTTTACGAAAATGCTTTAATTTTCCGCCGCCAGACAGGCGATGCTGTCGGAGAAGCAAATACCTTGAATAATTTAGGAGATGCTTACCTAGCATCTGGAAATTATCAGGATACCATTGCGACTTATGGAGCAGCAATGCGGATAGCTAAAACTAACCGCGATCGCACCAATGAATTACGAGCAATTGATGGTTTAGTTAAGTCTCACACTGCTGTCGGACGCTATGAACGCGCCTTTGACTTACTAGAGCAACGTTTGGCACTCGCTAAGGAATTGCGAAATTTGCGAGAAGAATTAAAATCTTTTGAATCTTACGCTCAGTTATACAAGCAACAAGGTAATTTCGTAACTGCCCGCAATTTTTACGAAAGGGCGATTATACTGGCGCGGACATTGGAAGATAGCAAACAAGAAGTGCAATTGCTAGATCAGCTAACTAAAATGCTTCAACGCAAGTAG